A region of Vigna radiata var. radiata cultivar VC1973A chromosome 6, Vradiata_ver6, whole genome shotgun sequence DNA encodes the following proteins:
- the LOC106763322 gene encoding probable E3 ubiquitin-protein ligase RHC2A: MASHWCFRCNKFVRVWRQEMPMCPECDSGFVEEIDSSGRPVHAEPRRRSFPAAAAMYMIGHRSGNSNQIPRSSRHQHCRTANGDPSPINPVIMLRGEGSRHERGSSFDLFYDDGAGTGLRPLPPRMSEFLLGTGFDRVMDQLSNVESNSGSGRHDQHHAPASKAVVDALPEIEINASHMVTESHCAVCKEPFELCTRAREMPCKHLYHPECILPWLAIRNSCPVCRKELPVENERVGLERVEEEEENNVGLTIWRLPGGGFAVGRLGRREGEREVNVPLVYTEVDGGFNFNNVVMGEPRRISWSVSESRGRRRGGTFRRMFNGLFGCLRGGGVGPQRSSSSASSRSATSTSVRASRPNMGPSSSTRRSWSMDVNGGTRPW, translated from the coding sequence ATGGCTTCCCATTGGTGTTTCCGCTGCAACAAATTTGTCAGAGTATGGAGACAGGAAATGCCCATGTGTCCAGAATGTGACAGTGGATTCGTCGAAGAGATCGACTCTTCCGGCCGCCCCGTCCATGCCGAACCGCGCCGCCGTAGTTTCCCCGCCGCGGCTGCAATGTACATGATCGGCCACCGTTCCGGTAACTCCAACCAAATTCCCCGTTCCTCTCGTCATCAACATTGCAGAACCGCCAACGGCGACCCGTCTCCGATCAACCCGGTTATCATGCTCCGCGGAGAGGGATCAAGGCACGAGCGTGGCTCCAGCTTCGACCTTTTCTACGACGATGGCGCCGGTACGGGCCTCCGACCACTCCCTCCGAGGATGTCAGAGTTTCTCCTCGGAACAGGCTTCGACCGCGTGATGGACCAACTTTCCAACGTGGAGTCTAACTCCGGGTCTGGGAGGCACGACCAGCACCACGCGCCGGCGTCTAAAGCTGTCGTGGATGCCTTGCCGGAGATTGAGATAAACGCGTCCCATATGGTGACTGAGTCACACTGCGCGGTCTGCAAGGAGCCTTTTGAGCTTTGCACCAGAGCGAGAGAAATGCCATGCAAACACTTATACCATCCAGAATGCATCTTACCGTGGCTCGCAATTCGGAACTCCTGCCCTGTGTGCCGCAAAGAGTTGCCTGTTGAGAACGAACGTGTGGGGTTGGAGCGtgtggaggaggaggaagagaacAACGTGGGGTTGACGATTTGGCGGTTACCGGGCGGAGGGTTTGCTGTGGGAAGGTTGGGGAGAAGAGAGGGTGAGAGAGAGGTTAACGTTCCTCTTGTGTACACGGAAGTGGATGGTGGGTTCAACTTTAACAACGTTGTTATGGGGGAACCCAGAAGGATTTCATGGTCGGTTTCGGAGTCTCGAGGGAGGAGAAGAGGTGGCACGTTTAGAAGAATGTTTAACGGTTTGTTTGGTTGCTTGAGAGGTGGTGGCGTTGGGCCTCAACGTTCTTCTAGCTCTGCTTCTTCGAGAAGCGCGACGAGTACCAGTGTTAGGGCTTCGCGTCCTAACATGGGTCCTTCTTCATCTACGCGTAGGTCTTGGTCAATGGATGTCAACGGTGGAACCAGACCATGGTAA